One stretch of Rathayibacter festucae DSM 15932 DNA includes these proteins:
- a CDS encoding fatty acid desaturase family protein: MSTPTALTDGNVPTAPRVETSPRVQASPRVIRTRPRGEGNTNPTTEYSGLLSTVRDAGLLRRRRGFYYILFSVLTLALGGIVTGFVLLGDSWFQLLLAAALGIVLTQFAFLAHEASHRQVFESGKANDVAGRTLANLVVGISYSWWMNKHSRHHANPNVLGKDPDIVRDVVSFTPEDAARSRGAYAWLTRRQGYAFFPLLLLEGINLHLHGFRTVFGKGKVDKRWVEISMLVARVGLYLAVVFWALPLGMAFAFVGVQMAVFGLYMGASFAPNHKGMPILPKEARVDFLRRQVLTSRSIRGNWFNDYFMGGLNYQVEHHLFPNMPRPALREAQVIAKEYCATHQIPYTETSLLESYGIVVRYLNRVGLSAGGDPFDCPAAGAYGR; this comes from the coding sequence ATGAGCACCCCCACCGCACTGACCGACGGAAACGTCCCCACCGCCCCCCGGGTCGAGACCTCCCCCCGGGTCCAGGCCTCCCCCCGCGTGATCCGCACCCGCCCCCGCGGCGAGGGCAACACGAACCCGACGACCGAGTACTCCGGTCTGCTGAGCACCGTGCGCGACGCCGGGCTCCTCCGCCGCCGCCGCGGCTTCTACTACATCCTCTTCTCCGTGCTGACGCTCGCCCTCGGCGGCATCGTCACCGGCTTCGTCCTGCTGGGCGACTCCTGGTTCCAGCTGCTGCTCGCCGCCGCGCTGGGCATCGTCCTCACCCAGTTCGCCTTCCTCGCGCACGAGGCCTCGCACCGCCAGGTGTTCGAGTCCGGCAAGGCCAACGACGTCGCCGGCCGCACGCTCGCGAATCTCGTCGTCGGCATCAGCTACTCCTGGTGGATGAACAAGCACAGCCGCCACCACGCCAACCCGAACGTGCTCGGCAAGGACCCGGACATCGTCCGCGACGTCGTGTCGTTCACCCCGGAGGACGCGGCCCGCTCGCGCGGCGCCTACGCCTGGCTCACCCGCCGTCAGGGCTACGCCTTCTTCCCGCTGCTGCTGCTCGAGGGCATCAACCTGCACCTGCACGGCTTCCGCACCGTGTTCGGCAAGGGCAAGGTCGACAAGCGCTGGGTCGAGATCTCGATGCTCGTCGCCCGCGTCGGCCTGTACCTCGCCGTCGTCTTCTGGGCGCTGCCGCTCGGGATGGCCTTCGCCTTCGTCGGCGTGCAGATGGCCGTCTTCGGCCTCTACATGGGCGCCTCGTTCGCCCCGAACCACAAGGGCATGCCGATCCTGCCCAAGGAGGCGCGCGTCGACTTCCTGCGCCGCCAGGTCCTCACCTCGCGCAGCATCCGCGGCAACTGGTTCAACGACTACTTCATGGGCGGCCTGAACTACCAGGTCGAGCACCACCTCTTCCCGAACATGCCCCGCCCCGCCCTGCGCGAGGCCCAGGTCATCGCCAAGGAGTACTGCGCGACGCACCAGATCCCCTACACCGAGACCTCGCTGCTCGAGTCGTACGGCATCGTCGTCCGCTACCTCAACCGCGTGGGCCTCTCGGCCGGCGGCGACCCGTTCGACTGCCCCGCCGCGGGCGCCTACGGGCGCTGA
- a CDS encoding PspA/IM30 family protein produces MAQKQSIFGRIAQLAKANINALLDQAEDPQKMLDQMVRDYTDSIRDAEAAIAQTIGNLRLLEDDYREDVQNADEWGGKALAASRKADELRSSGNAGDADKFDALAKVALTRQIQSEKEAKDAEPTIASQTEVVDKLKSGLNQMREKLNQLSSKRDELIARSKTVEAQSQVQDAIKSIDIMDPTSEVSRFEQKIRREEARVRGAEELASSSLDAQFESLEDLGEMTEVEARLAALKSGRPQDSIGS; encoded by the coding sequence ATGGCCCAGAAACAGTCGATCTTCGGCCGCATCGCGCAGCTCGCGAAGGCCAACATCAACGCGCTCCTCGATCAGGCCGAGGACCCGCAGAAGATGCTCGACCAGATGGTGCGCGACTACACCGACAGCATCCGCGACGCCGAGGCCGCCATCGCGCAGACCATCGGCAACCTGCGCCTGCTCGAGGACGACTACCGCGAGGACGTCCAGAACGCCGACGAGTGGGGCGGCAAGGCGCTCGCCGCGAGCCGCAAGGCCGACGAGCTGCGCAGCTCCGGCAACGCCGGCGACGCCGACAAGTTCGACGCGCTCGCCAAGGTCGCCCTGACCCGCCAGATCCAGTCGGAGAAGGAGGCGAAGGACGCCGAGCCGACCATCGCCTCGCAGACCGAGGTCGTCGACAAGCTCAAGTCGGGCCTCAACCAGATGCGCGAGAAGCTCAACCAGCTCTCGTCCAAGCGCGACGAGCTGATCGCGCGCTCGAAGACCGTCGAGGCCCAGTCGCAGGTCCAGGACGCGATCAAGAGCATCGACATCATGGACCCGACCAGCGAGGTCAGCCGGTTCGAGCAGAAGATCCGCCGTGAGGAGGCCCGCGTCCGCGGCGCCGAGGAGCTCGCCTCCTCGAGCCTGGACGCGCAGTTCGAATCGCTCGAGGACCTCGGCGAGATGACCGAGGTCGAGGCGCGCCTCGCCGCCCTCAAGTCGGGCCGTCCGCAGGACTCGATCGGCTCCTGA